GCAACGCAGCCGGATCCAAGCGAGTCGGAGGGCGCGGCAACTGGAGACGTCATGCCCGGCTCCCGTCACGCGGCACTCACTCCCCCGATTGCCGCCCGTAGTTCCGCATCATCATGCCCGTCGCCCTTCGCATGCCCAGCCGCTCGTAGAAGGGTTGGAGGTCCGGGTCGCACAGCAGGTCGATCATGTAGAGGTGGTCTAGCTTCCGTAACAGCCGCTCGATGAGCTCCGAGCCGATCCCTTGCCCCTGGTGGCTCGGCAACACCTCTAGCAGGGGGATGTAACCGGTCAGCACGCCGTCGGTGATGGCGGTTGCGAACCCGACGACCTGACCGCCGGGCGCCTCCTTCGCGAGCATGATCGCGTCGCTCGCGCGGAGGAGCCTCAGATGCGTCGTCGGGCTTGGTGGGTCGGGCCAGCCCTCGAAGAAGCCGCGGAGCTGCGCCGGCTCTGTTCCGCTCGGGTCGTCCGTGTAGATGATCATGCCGCCACTATGCCAGCCCCGCAAGGGTCCTTAGCCGCCTCACCGCAGCGTCTCGTCCAGGAAGGCGAGCGTCATGCGCCCGACCTCCTCGAGCGCCTGCGCGGCCGGCGTGGTCTGGCGGCCACCGAGCCAGCGCGTCAGCAGCGGGCTCGTGAGCCCCAGGTCGGTCAGGCTCAGGTGGTTGGCGCCGACGACGTGGTGGTTCACCACCGTGGCGGGTCCGACGGTCAAGAGCCGCACGTTCCCTGCGTACTGCGGCAACTCGTCGAGCCTGGACCAGGTGGCGTCGGAGTAGACGTTGAGGACCGGCGCGGGGTAGGGCTCGCGAGCGAGCACGAACTCACCGTCCCGCACCCCAACGAGGTCGCCGAGCATGGGGGCCTCGAGGGCAACCACGGCCCTCACGTCGCGGCGGTTTCGGCCCAGGCTGAGGGCCGCCGCTCCGCCCAGCGAGTGCCCGGCCACGCCGACGCGCCGCGGGTCGACCGCGGCGCGCACCTGGGCCAGCGCCGGCCCCGCCCCGGCGGGAGCGGGCCGGCCTCCCGTCAGGCTGTCGATCACGAACTCGAGGTCGCCGGTGCGGACGCCCAGCCACTCGCGGTACCTCGCCAGGCTGGCCGCGGGGTCGGCCTTGGCGTCCTCACGCTGGAGCTCGCGCAGGTAGGCGAGGTTGAACCACCGCAGGGCTCCGGACGCCTCCCTGACGTAGAGCGCCTGGTAGGTGTGGCCCACGGCGGCGACGACGTACCCGCGCGACGCCAGCTCCAGGTAGAGCGACTCGTTGCTCTTCAGCACGCCGAGCCCGCCGTGCGAGAAGACCACTAGCGGTCGCCGCGTCGGCGCGGCGCCGGGCGTGGCGGCCGGGTACCAGAGGCCCACAGTGACCGTGCGCTTGGTGGGCTCCTTCCGGTACGGGTCGTCTCGCCCCGGATCCGTCAGCGTGACCGTCGCCCGCTCCACCGCCAACGCCCCACTGGGGTGCAGCGGCCCCGTGCCTTGTGGGAAGAGGAGCGCCGGCGTCACCGCCAGCAGGGCAGCGAACCCGCGCAAGCCGCCGCCGGCCAGCACGTGGGCCGTGGACCGGCGCCGCGTCGGGCGAGCCCGACGCCGTGCAACGAGCCACGACGCGAGGCTCGTGGCCGCGGCGAGGGAGAGGTACGCCGCCGCGCCCAGGTAGCGCGCGCTGCCGTCCAGGACGCGGAAGTGGACGGCGAGAGCGAACAGGCACAGCAGGCCGCCTCGCAGCGAGGCCGTGGCGGCCGGCCCCGGCTCCGCGCGCCCAGGGCGCCGCGTGGTCAGCGCCGCCTCGACGAGGAGCATCAGGAACGCCAGACCGACGGCCGGCGCGACCCCGCCCGTCACGCCGTCGACGAGGTCGCGGTCGCGGGCGCGGCCGCAGGCCGCGCGACCTCCCTGCGCGAGACCGGGACGATGGCCGTCGCCCCGATCACGACAGCCCCGGCCGCGAGCGCCCAGGCCGCGCGGCCGGCGGCGCCCGGGAACACCGCTTGCAGCATCAGGTAGGGCTGGAGCGCCGCCCAGGCGAGGCCCCAGAGCGTTACCGTCGCGACGACGAGCCGGCCCCAGCGCCAGGCGGCCCCGGGCCCCCGGAGGCTCCGCCACCCGCGCCTGCCCGCCCGCGCGTCCACCACCAGACGCGCCGTGCCCCACGCCGTCCCCAACCACAGCAAGGCGGTCAGCGCCGTCAGGGCCCGCGTCGCGCTCGTGATCTTGCTCATGCCGAGCGGCCCCAGGCCCTGCCACCCGGCCCAGAGGTCGAGCAGTTCGGCCATGAGCGGCCAGCTCCGCTGGCTGTTGGTGAGGATCACGATGCCGACGCCAGCTGCCGGCACGGCGTGGAAGTGGCTCATCCAACCGTGACCCTGCCCGCCGTGCCACACGGCCGTTCGGCCGTCCGCCAGGACCTCGGTGAAGCGACCGGCGGCGTAGCCGTCGGCCACGAGACCGTAAGCGCCTCGCACCTCGGCGCGGGGCACGTGGAGCGCCAGCACGGGCCCGGCCGCGGCCGCTCCCACCTCGGCGGCGACGAAGCGGGCCAGGTCGTCGACGGTGGCGTACAGGCCGCCCGCCGCCAACGCCGGATAGACGTAGGCGGGCACGGCGCGGCCGTTCAGGTCATGGCCGGTCGGCAGCGCGCCAGGCTCCACGTCGGACCAGTCGAACGTGGCCCGCCCCATCCCGAGGGGGCGCAGGACCTCGTCTCGCATGTAGTCCGCGAAGCTCCTCCCGGTCACGTCCTCGACCAGCAGCTCCAGCAGGGCGTAGCCGACGTTCGAGTAGGAGAAGCGCGCCCCTGGCTCGGCGACCAGTCGGAACTCCTCCGTGAGGTGCCGACGCAGGCTGGGCAGCGGCGCCCCGGGCTCGTACTCCTCGCCCACTCGCCCGAGTGCCAGTCCGGCCGTTCCGCTCAGGAGGCGCCCCACGGTGATGGCGCCGCGCCGGGCCTCCGGAACGGGCGGTTCCCACGTTCGCAAGTGGGCCTGGACCGGGTCGTCGAGCGCTACCAGGCCGCGCTCCACGAGCGTCATGACTCCCCGGGCGGTCACGGACTTGGATATCGACTCGGCGCGGAACACCGCGTCGGTCGTCAGCGGGCGGTGCGTTGCCGCGTCGGCGTGACCGAAGGCGCCGGACCAGACGGGCTTGCCGTCGACTACGAGCGAGACGGCGACGCCGGGCACGCCGTACCGCTGCAACCAGCTCGGCAACCGCGCCTCGAGGCCGGCGACGAACGCCGTGGTGGGAGCGCCCGGTTGGGCGGCCGGCACGGGAGCGGCGGCCGGTGCGGCGGTCGCCAGGCTGAGGCACGCGCTCAGGACGACCGAGCACCGCCACGAGCTGCGGGTCGCGGCGGGCGGGTCGGGGCGCCCCCTGCGGGCACCCCTCACAGGTCCTCCCGACCGAACCGCCACGTCGCCGCGACGAGGAGTAGGGCGCACCACCCGAGGGTCGCCACCACCGGCAGGGCGCTCGGCAACGGCGCACCGGCCGCGACGGCGGCGGCGTAACGGCCCAGGACCCACGGCGTGACCGTCGACAGGCCGGGGAGGAATCCCAACACGAGGTCGCCCCCCAGCAGGATGGCGAGCGGCACGGCCAGCACGACCCCCCGTTGGTCCACGAGCGCGCCGAGCGAGAGGGTCAGCGTCAGGTAGAACAGGACGGCGACGGCATCGAGCGCTAGCGCCCCGAGGAAAGGTCCCGCCGGCAACGGTGCCCCGTTCTCCACCGACAGTAGCGCGTACGCCGGCAAGCCAGGCAGCAACAGGGCGGCGAGGAGCAGGGCCAGCGCGTTGGCCGCGAGCTTCGCCAGCAGGAAGGCGGTCCTCCCGACCGGCTTGGAGAGCACCCAGGCGGCCGTCCCTAGCTGACGCTCGGCGACGACGCTCCCTTGCATGAGCAGGACCGCGCCGACGGCCGGCGCGAGCGCCGCGAGCGTGAAGAACATCTCGAGCGCGACCGCCAGCACGCTGCTGCCCTCGGCCGCGAAGGCGTCCCGCATCAGCCGGAGGGGCAGGAGGAGCGGTCCCACCAAGACGACCGTCCACACCACCGGCTGTAGCCACCAGGAGCGGGTGCGGGTCCAGGCCCGCGACTCCTTGGCGTACAGGTTGCCGAAGCCCCGGAGCGCGGCCGCACGCACGGCGGCTAGCCCGCCCCTCGCCGTCGCCTCCACGGCGACTCGTTCAGGCATCGCCGTCACCCCCTACCAGCTCGAGGAACACGTCCTCCAACGCCACCGCCACGCGGCCGAACTCCTTCACGCTCACCGCCGGGTCCCGCAGGACGTGACGCAGGAGCCCCGACTCGGCGGCGGCCACGTCGGTCGCCACCACCGTCCACGCCGCCAGCTGCCCCTCCTCGCGCTCGCCTGCCGCCGGGGTCGAAGCTATCGAGCTCACCCAGGGCAGGGCCTGGAGCTCTCGCCGTAGCTCGGGCGAGGCGCCCGCGAGCACCAGCCGGTAGCTCGTCCCCTGCCGCGCGGCCAGTAACTCGGCCACCGGCGCGTGGGCGACCAACCGACCCGCGTCGAGTATGGCGACGCGGTCGCTCACCCGCTGCACGTCGTCGAGGATGTGCGTCGAGTAGACGACGGTGGCGCGGTCCCTGAGCTGCCTGAGGATGGCGAGAACGTCGCTACGCCCCATCGGGTCGAGGGCGGCAGCGGGCTCGTCGAGGGTGATCAGGTCGGGCGCGTGGACGGCGGCCTGGGCGATCCCGAGGCGCTGGCGCTCGCCTCCGGAGAAGCCTCGCACGGGGCGGTCGGCCTTCCTCTCAAGACCAACCACCGCCAGGGCCTCGGCGACGCGCCGCTCGTGTTCGGTTGTGGGGACGGCGTCGAAGAAGCGCAGCACGAAGCGGAGCGTCTCCCGTGCGCTGAGATGCCCGTAGAACCTCGGTTCCTGCGCCAAGAACCCGACGCGGCTCCTGATGGCCACGCTGCTCTGCGCCACGTCCAGACCGAAGACGCTCGCCCGTCCGCTGCTCGGCCGCACCAGGCCGAGCAGCAGCTTCATCAGGGTGCTCTTGCCCGAACCGTTGGGTCCCAGGAGCCCGAAGATGGAGTGACGCGGCACCTCGAGGTCCAACCGCGTCAGGGCCAGCACGTTCCCGTAGCGCTTGCTTAGAGCCTCGGTACGGATGACGCCGTCCATCCAGAGAACCTCCGGACGGGGGATCATGCGCGGGGATGCTCGCGTGCCCCCCGCGCACATGGTGCGAGCGCGGCGGGCTCACGCGCTAGGGACTTTGGGCCCGGACGACCGCTCCGCCCTCAGCCCTTGCGCCGCGCGCCGCTTCGCGGTCGCTTGCCGCCCAGCGCGAGCATGCCCAGGCCGATCACGGCCGCCGCGCCCGAGGCGCCGAAGGCCGCGCCGAGGGGCACGCCGGGGCGGGTGACGGAGGTCACCACCGCCTGGGAGCTGGGGGTCC
The Trueperaceae bacterium DNA segment above includes these coding regions:
- a CDS encoding GNAT family N-acetyltransferase, giving the protein MIIYTDDPSGTEPAQLRGFFEGWPDPPSPTTHLRLLRASDAIMLAKEAPGGQVVGFATAITDGVLTGYIPLLEVLPSHQGQGIGSELIERLLRKLDHLYMIDLLCDPDLQPFYERLGMRRATGMMMRNYGRQSGE
- a CDS encoding beta-lactamase family protein is translated as MRGARRGRPDPPAATRSSWRCSVVLSACLSLATAAPAAAPVPAAQPGAPTTAFVAGLEARLPSWLQRYGVPGVAVSLVVDGKPVWSGAFGHADAATHRPLTTDAVFRAESISKSVTARGVMTLVERGLVALDDPVQAHLRTWEPPVPEARRGAITVGRLLSGTAGLALGRVGEEYEPGAPLPSLRRHLTEEFRLVAEPGARFSYSNVGYALLELLVEDVTGRSFADYMRDEVLRPLGMGRATFDWSDVEPGALPTGHDLNGRAVPAYVYPALAAGGLYATVDDLARFVAAEVGAAAAGPVLALHVPRAEVRGAYGLVADGYAAGRFTEVLADGRTAVWHGGQGHGWMSHFHAVPAAGVGIVILTNSQRSWPLMAELLDLWAGWQGLGPLGMSKITSATRALTALTALLWLGTAWGTARLVVDARAGRRGWRSLRGPGAAWRWGRLVVATVTLWGLAWAALQPYLMLQAVFPGAAGRAAWALAAGAVVIGATAIVPVSRREVARPAAAPATATSSTA
- a CDS encoding ABC transporter permease subunit, with amino-acid sequence MPERVAVEATARGGLAAVRAAALRGFGNLYAKESRAWTRTRSWWLQPVVWTVVLVGPLLLPLRLMRDAFAAEGSSVLAVALEMFFTLAALAPAVGAVLLMQGSVVAERQLGTAAWVLSKPVGRTAFLLAKLAANALALLLAALLLPGLPAYALLSVENGAPLPAGPFLGALALDAVAVLFYLTLTLSLGALVDQRGVVLAVPLAILLGGDLVLGFLPGLSTVTPWVLGRYAAAVAAGAPLPSALPVVATLGWCALLLVAATWRFGREDL
- a CDS encoding ABC transporter ATP-binding protein, with product MDGVIRTEALSKRYGNVLALTRLDLEVPRHSIFGLLGPNGSGKSTLMKLLLGLVRPSSGRASVFGLDVAQSSVAIRSRVGFLAQEPRFYGHLSARETLRFVLRFFDAVPTTEHERRVAEALAVVGLERKADRPVRGFSGGERQRLGIAQAAVHAPDLITLDEPAAALDPMGRSDVLAILRQLRDRATVVYSTHILDDVQRVSDRVAILDAGRLVAHAPVAELLAARQGTSYRLVLAGASPELRRELQALPWVSSIASTPAAGEREEGQLAAWTVVATDVAAAESGLLRHVLRDPAVSVKEFGRVAVALEDVFLELVGGDGDA